In a genomic window of Occallatibacter riparius:
- a CDS encoding ParB N-terminal domain-containing protein, with the protein MMKATAITPAEIVHGEIPLEQLVRSRFETRKAIDPGRLAELAESIRRNGVIEPLIVRPLGKLGPYEIGAGQRRWEASKLAGKTTAPCIDCVRSAQSEGAMDGMSPSRVTVAELRARIVRTQLRVLRDVPFPLDDEIPPMACTACPKRATGAASLFADVAEDTCTDPECLSQKIRTWVKSQLEAAERAGRVLVMLFDGHAQDRAGVSRWNCVVAADCACKEQAIWVTGNRIGHFVQICRDKKCPEHAAKSDADAPSTTSSGTKGGVSKSAAPKQSAEDKRRIEAEKAERAKLAEKVKKEREYRARLFAEIGRVADAQIDTPRIALLTKQVCLRVLAGAGQYGAELAPVLGWDRSLFDYGNDRLEAQVRGLTLQGALRAAALRLAVDQLPVGDYDIQRGLAPERMEQIASWLGIDVKAVRAGKPGTVTTSVDRALAHAAAIREREAAKAPAKKSAKKTPAKAAKPAAKKAAKKAAKKGGKR; encoded by the coding sequence ATGATGAAGGCCACTGCCATCACCCCTGCCGAAATAGTGCACGGCGAGATTCCGCTGGAGCAGCTCGTGCGCTCGCGGTTTGAAACGCGCAAGGCGATCGACCCGGGCCGCCTTGCCGAGCTCGCTGAAAGCATCCGTCGCAATGGCGTTATCGAGCCACTCATTGTGAGGCCGCTCGGAAAGCTTGGCCCATATGAGATTGGCGCCGGCCAGCGGCGTTGGGAAGCCTCGAAGCTCGCCGGCAAGACCACGGCGCCTTGTATTGACTGCGTAAGGAGTGCTCAATCCGAGGGAGCAATGGACGGGATGAGCCCTTCGCGGGTGACGGTCGCCGAGTTGCGCGCGCGCATCGTGCGGACTCAACTGCGCGTTCTGCGCGACGTCCCCTTCCCGCTGGACGACGAGATCCCGCCGATGGCCTGCACCGCGTGTCCGAAGCGCGCGACCGGAGCGGCCTCGCTGTTCGCCGACGTCGCGGAGGATACCTGCACTGATCCTGAATGCCTAAGCCAGAAGATCCGCACCTGGGTCAAGTCTCAGCTGGAAGCCGCGGAGCGCGCGGGCCGCGTGCTTGTAATGCTCTTCGATGGTCACGCGCAGGATCGGGCGGGCGTCAGCCGCTGGAACTGCGTAGTGGCCGCCGACTGCGCTTGCAAGGAGCAGGCGATCTGGGTTACCGGCAATCGGATCGGGCATTTCGTCCAGATCTGCCGCGACAAGAAGTGCCCTGAGCATGCTGCGAAAAGCGACGCTGACGCGCCCTCGACGACGAGCAGTGGTACCAAAGGTGGCGTGTCGAAGTCTGCAGCGCCTAAGCAGAGCGCGGAGGATAAGCGCCGGATCGAGGCAGAGAAGGCTGAGCGCGCCAAGCTGGCCGAGAAGGTCAAGAAGGAACGCGAATACCGCGCGAGGCTCTTTGCTGAGATCGGGCGGGTGGCGGACGCGCAGATTGATACACCGCGCATCGCTCTCCTGACGAAGCAAGTATGTCTGCGCGTGTTGGCCGGTGCGGGGCAATACGGCGCGGAGCTGGCCCCGGTGCTCGGCTGGGATCGCTCGCTGTTTGACTACGGCAACGACCGTCTGGAGGCGCAGGTGCGCGGCCTGACGTTGCAGGGCGCTCTGAGGGCGGCCGCGCTGCGCCTCGCTGTCGACCAGCTTCCGGTGGGCGATTACGACATCCAGCGCGGGCTGGCGCCTGAGCGCATGGAGCAGATCGCGAGTTGGCTCGGCATCGACGTCAAGGCGGTGCGTGCGGGCAAGCCGGGCACGGTGACGACATCGGTTGATCGTGCCCTTGCTCACGCCGCGGCGATCCGCGAGCGCGAGGCGGCGAAAGCTCCTGCAAAGAAGAGTGCGAAGAAGACGCCGGCGAAAGCTGCCAAGCCTGCGGCGAAGAAAGCTGCCAAGAAGGCCGCGAAGAAAGGCGGCAAGCGATGA
- a CDS encoding helix-turn-helix domain-containing protein, giving the protein MSVDLLIYNPSQSFEQMMADCRRVILRAALVDARGNQCKAAERLGMHRNTLARHCEALGINAATCKPKPPRGYRPSELARLVLRNASGGAA; this is encoded by the coding sequence ATGAGCGTAGATCTGCTGATCTACAACCCTTCCCAGAGCTTTGAGCAGATGATGGCCGATTGCCGCCGGGTGATTCTGCGGGCGGCGCTGGTCGACGCGCGGGGGAACCAGTGCAAGGCCGCAGAGCGTCTCGGCATGCACCGCAACACGCTGGCGCGGCACTGTGAGGCGCTGGGAATCAATGCCGCAACCTGCAAGCCGAAGCCTCCGCGCGGATATCGGCCGAGTGAGCTGGCGCGTCTGGTGCTGCGCAATGCGTCGGGCGGTGCCGCATGA